The Candidatus Methanomethylicota archaeon genomic interval AAGATCTGCTTCTTTGACTAAATGATCTATCTCAGAAGTTGAAATCCAGCCTAAGTACTTGATATTATTGTACTTCTTTTCTAAATTTTTTACTATTGGAACTAAGTCGCCCTTTCCAGCAAGCAACAATTTAACATGTTCAAGACCTTTCACAGCTTCAATCAGTTTATGCACCCCCCTCCGCACTCCAATGTCGCCATAGTAAAATATTGTAAATTTCTCTTTATTACGATTTGCTACATTAAAGTTACTGTATTCGGATTTTGAAGGCACATTCATAATTACTGTCATCTTTTCCTTTTGAAAGCCCATCTTTGAGAGGTACTCCACAAAGCCATCGTTTACAACTATCACATGATCCGCATAGTGCTTCGCCATAGCGAAAACAACTTTAACTAGAAAACGGGCCTTGGGAAACTTTTCTAAAAAGACTATTGGATGATCATGCATATCGTAAATCAACTTTATTCGACCAAGTTTTAACATTTTCATTAGTATACCGCAAAAAAATGTGTCCACGTCGTGACAATGAATAGCTTTAAAATTAAGAGTAAATGATGAAAATATGCACCAAACATAATAAAAGAAGAAGCTGATAACAGTTCTTATATTTTGGCCGTAGGGGGATTTAAAATTAAAACGTCGAATAAGTAAGCCGCTTGATGAAGTTTGTCTCGGATAATTATTTTCTCTATCCCAGGCGAGGATTACAACCCCATAACCATTTTTGACAAGACTATTAGCTTCTTTCAATGGTCGCAAATCATAAGTAGCAGGATTGCTTAAAAGCATTAGAATCCATTTACGGTAGGTATGCATTGCATGCGACCTCAAGAAAAGTTTTACATTCTATGTAATTTGAGGCACCAAGTTTCCAATTCTTTTTATACAAAACTCTCAATTGAATTACTCAGAATAACCAAAATCTTCAAGTGTTATTCACTGGATGTTGTGAAAAGCGTTTCATGATTTGCTCTACTATTTTCCTCGAAGCTCCCGGAGGACCAAAGATATCCTTTGTTTCGTCAAATTTACTTATGATATTATCATAGTTTGCTTCAACAGAATGTAAAGTTCTAAGAATACTGTTTGCTTCCGTACCTGCCAAAAAGTTTACTCCTCCGTAAACAGTTTCAATCCATTCCGTGGTTTCTCTTAATGTAATGCATGGAGTATGAAGTATTGCAGCTTCCTGCTGAACTCCTCCTGAATCGGTGAGTACCAAGCGCGCATGTTTAACTAGATTAATAAAATCAAAGTAGTTAAGAGGTGGAATACTAATAATATTGCGTAGTAACTTTTTCATGCCGAATTTCCTTATGTTTTTCCGGGTATGAGGATGAATTGGAAATATTATGGAGATTTCTTTTGCAACTTCAGCTACAGCGCATAGTATATTTTGTAACTTCTTTGGTTCATCTACATTTTCAGTTCTATGAATAGTGAGAAGGTAGTAAGCTTTCTTCTCTATTCCTAAATTTTTGAATATGGGAGAGTCATTAATCTTTTTCTCAACGTTCATTAATAGATCAACTATTGGATGACCTGTAAGAAAGATATCTTGTTCATTTATCCCTTCGCGTATGAGATTTTCTTTACAGAATTGAGTGGGTGCAAAGTGAAGTGTTGCCACATCGGTAATGA includes:
- a CDS encoding glycosyltransferase family 4 protein, encoding MKEANSLVKNGYGVVILAWDRENNYPRQTSSSGLLIRRFNFKSPYGQNIRTVISFFFYYVWCIFSSFTLNFKAIHCHDVDTFFCGILMKMLKLGRIKLIYDMHDHPIVFLEKFPKARFLVKVVFAMAKHYADHVIVVNDGFVEYLSKMGFQKEKMTVIMNVPSKSEYSNFNVANRNKEKFTIFYYGDIGVRRGVHKLIEAVKGLEHVKLLLAGKGDLVPIVKNLEKKYNNIKYLGWISTSEIDHLVKEADLIPSLYIPDDINHILASPGKLFTTMAYGIPALVPEGCYQARIVKKCGCGIVVDTNDTAKVREAIIKLASSPELCRKLGENGIKAVNELFNWQIMEKRLIETYNSLTFSREA
- the wecB gene encoding UDP-N-acetylglucosamine 2-epimerase (non-hydrolyzing); this encodes MAVSVGTRPEIIKMAPVIWEILKRSDLELIFIHTCQHFSSYMSDTFIHDLNLPKPDFFLNVRSGSHAQQTARIMVRAERVLKNAVPDVVLVEGDTNSALGVALAASKLKIPIGHVEAGCRSFDRNMPEEINRILITDVATLHFAPTQFCKENLIREGINEQDIFLTGHPIVDLLMNVEKKINDSPIFKNLGIEKKAYYLLTIHRTENVDEPKKLQNILCAVAEVAKEISIIFPIHPHTRKNIRKFGMKKLLRNIISIPPLNYFDFINLVKHARLVLTDSGGVQQEAAILHTPCITLRETTEWIETVYGGVNFLAGTEANSILRTLHSVEANYDNIISKFDETKDIFGPPGASRKIVEQIMKRFSQHPVNNT